Proteins encoded within one genomic window of Cellulomonas flavigena DSM 20109:
- a CDS encoding acetate--CoA ligase family protein: MTATAARAHGAASLDAMFRPASIAVVGASAAPDKAGHAMVRALRDFPGTLHLVNPRGGEVLGRAVIPSLREASDVDLAVLVVPPDAVPGALEDARAAGTRAAVVCAGGFAESGPAGARVQERVVAVAREAGIRLLGPNTSGFVNPVDRTTANFMPAVADLPPGTVGLVAQSGGVNLALAFLLARAGVGLRLGVGLGNAVDVDFPEVLDHLALDDATTAVGLHVEGVADGPALLAALRRTTARKPVVALKVGRSDVSEFARSHTGALTGSYAVTRAALQQSGAVVVDSLEELVAALVALRSVRLPAAARIGVGLVTGQAGPGLVVTDALGARGVALPPLTDATQLRLAQLLPPLTFQRNPVDTGRPSPTFGPVVRTVLDDPGVDVVGVYALDEPGALDPAAALAPLAGRVLLASGGPADALAERRHCLDAVGVPVLAGPGDLATALAAVAADAQVRAVHDAPPVAPTRTVGRTLDEHEAKTLLEGHGLRTPRRHVATDRAQAHAALADLVHGGGRAVVKVLAADVPHKSDVGGVHVGVRDDAGLDRALDAIDAIPRGADPDDRATDGAGPDVRAPRRYLIEELAAPGPELIVGAVRDPVFGPVVLLGLGGVAAELGGEPVLRLAPLSAERAHEMVRALPPAVLHGFRGAPPVDVAALADVLRAVGDVVTTYGDVTELDLNPVRLTADGPVVLDALVVADPATLPGGDS, translated from the coding sequence GTGACGGCCACGGCCGCCCGCGCGCACGGCGCGGCGTCGCTCGACGCGATGTTCCGCCCCGCGAGCATCGCCGTCGTCGGCGCGTCGGCCGCCCCGGACAAGGCCGGGCACGCGATGGTGCGCGCGCTGCGCGACTTCCCCGGCACGCTGCACCTTGTCAACCCGCGCGGCGGCGAGGTCCTCGGGCGCGCTGTCATCCCGTCGCTGCGCGAGGCGTCGGACGTCGACCTGGCCGTGCTCGTCGTGCCGCCGGACGCCGTGCCGGGCGCCCTGGAGGACGCGCGCGCGGCCGGCACGCGTGCCGCCGTGGTGTGCGCGGGCGGGTTCGCCGAGTCCGGGCCGGCGGGCGCGCGCGTGCAGGAGCGCGTGGTCGCCGTGGCGCGCGAGGCCGGCATCCGGCTGCTCGGGCCGAACACGTCGGGCTTCGTCAACCCGGTCGACCGCACCACCGCCAACTTCATGCCCGCGGTGGCCGACCTCCCGCCCGGGACCGTGGGACTCGTCGCGCAGTCCGGCGGCGTCAACCTCGCGCTCGCGTTCCTGCTGGCCCGCGCAGGCGTCGGGCTGCGCCTGGGGGTCGGGCTGGGCAACGCCGTCGACGTCGACTTCCCCGAGGTGCTCGACCACCTCGCGCTCGACGACGCGACCACGGCCGTCGGACTGCACGTCGAGGGCGTCGCCGACGGCCCCGCGCTCCTCGCCGCGCTGCGCCGCACCACCGCGCGCAAGCCCGTCGTCGCGCTCAAGGTCGGCCGGTCCGACGTGTCGGAGTTCGCGCGCTCGCACACGGGCGCGCTCACCGGCTCGTACGCCGTGACGCGTGCCGCGCTGCAGCAGTCCGGCGCGGTCGTCGTCGACAGCCTCGAGGAGCTCGTCGCGGCGCTCGTCGCGCTGCGCAGCGTCCGGCTGCCCGCCGCCGCACGGATCGGCGTCGGCCTCGTCACCGGGCAGGCCGGGCCGGGGCTCGTCGTCACCGACGCCCTCGGTGCGCGCGGCGTCGCGCTCCCGCCGCTCACCGACGCGACCCAGCTGCGGCTCGCCCAGCTGCTCCCGCCGTTGACGTTCCAGCGCAACCCGGTCGACACCGGCCGCCCGTCACCCACCTTCGGCCCCGTGGTCCGCACCGTCCTCGACGACCCGGGTGTCGACGTCGTCGGCGTCTACGCGCTCGACGAGCCCGGGGCGCTCGACCCCGCCGCCGCGCTCGCGCCGCTGGCCGGGCGCGTCCTGCTGGCCAGCGGCGGCCCCGCCGACGCGCTCGCCGAGCGCCGCCACTGCCTCGACGCGGTCGGCGTCCCCGTGCTCGCCGGACCCGGCGACCTCGCGACCGCGCTGGCCGCCGTCGCCGCCGACGCCCAGGTCCGTGCCGTCCACGACGCGCCACCCGTCGCCCCCACGCGGACCGTCGGCCGCACGCTCGACGAGCACGAGGCCAAGACCCTCCTGGAGGGCCACGGGCTGCGCACGCCGCGGCGGCACGTCGCCACCGATCGTGCGCAGGCGCACGCGGCGCTCGCGGACCTCGTGCACGGCGGCGGGCGGGCCGTGGTCAAGGTGCTCGCGGCCGACGTGCCGCACAAGTCCGACGTCGGCGGCGTGCACGTCGGCGTGCGGGACGACGCCGGGCTGGACCGGGCGCTCGACGCGATCGACGCGATCCCGCGCGGCGCGGACCCGGACGACCGGGCGACCGACGGTGCCGGACCGGACGTCAGGGCTCCCCGCCGCTACCTGATCGAGGAGCTCGCCGCGCCCGGCCCCGAGCTCATCGTCGGCGCCGTGCGCGACCCCGTCTTCGGGCCCGTCGTGCTGCTCGGCCTCGGGGGTGTCGCCGCCGAGCTCGGCGGCGAGCCCGTGCTGCGGCTCGCGCCCCTGTCCGCCGAGCGTGCGCACGAGATGGTCCGCGCCCTGCCTCCGGCCGTGCTCCACGGGTTCCGCGGGGCACCGCCCGTCGACGTCGCGGCGCTCGCGGACGTCCTGCGGGCCGTCGGGGACGTCGTCACCACCTACGGCGACGTCACCGAGCTCGACCTCAACCCCGTCCGGCTGACCGCCGACGGGCCCGTCGTCCTCGACGCGCTCGTCGTCGCGGACCCTGCGACCCTCCCGGGAGGCGACTCATGA
- a CDS encoding DUF1905 domain-containing protein produces MELRFSGEVIWWRGPAPYHFVVLPEPEAERLRAVASRVTYGWGCIPATVTLGGTTFTTSIFPKDGGFRVPLKTAPRRAEGVEPGDDVTLVVVVTDPDAPDSTNRTDVPRDHEVGATAPPRTRPRHDPADDDDYYDPADDPPTGTAALPPSG; encoded by the coding sequence GTGGAGCTGCGGTTCTCGGGCGAGGTGATCTGGTGGCGCGGGCCGGCGCCGTACCACTTCGTCGTGCTGCCCGAGCCGGAGGCGGAGCGGTTGCGGGCCGTCGCGTCGCGCGTGACGTACGGCTGGGGCTGCATCCCCGCGACGGTGACGCTGGGCGGCACGACGTTCACCACGTCGATCTTCCCGAAGGACGGCGGGTTCCGGGTGCCGCTGAAGACGGCTCCTCGTCGCGCGGAGGGTGTCGAGCCCGGGGACGACGTCACGCTCGTCGTGGTCGTCACGGACCCCGACGCCCCGGACAGCACCAACCGGACCGACGTCCCCCGGGACCACGAGGTCGGCGCCACGGCCCCGCCGCGCACCCGCCCGCGGCACGACCCCGCGGACGACGACGACTACTACGACCCCGCGGACGACCCGCCGACGGGCACGGCGGCCCTGCCGCCGAGCGGCTGA
- a CDS encoding DUF3237 domain-containing protein — MLALQPPNVQPFCTLEVELAPIMDLGLGRFAQRRIVPIVGGRVTGRVTGTILDLGADWQTVAHDGVAELDARYAFETPDGAIVEVRNTGFRYGPPEVMARLAAGEPTPPESYVMRSTARLESGHPDYRWLNRMVFVGTGARDANAVQIDLYSVG; from the coding sequence GTGCTGGCACTGCAGCCACCGAATGTGCAGCCCTTCTGCACCCTCGAGGTCGAGCTCGCGCCGATCATGGACCTGGGCCTCGGCCGGTTCGCGCAACGCCGCATCGTCCCCATCGTCGGCGGGCGTGTCACCGGCCGGGTCACCGGCACGATCCTCGACCTGGGTGCCGACTGGCAGACCGTCGCGCACGACGGCGTCGCCGAGCTCGATGCGCGCTACGCCTTCGAGACCCCGGACGGCGCGATCGTCGAGGTGCGCAACACCGGGTTCCGGTACGGCCCGCCCGAGGTCATGGCGCGGCTCGCGGCGGGCGAGCCGACGCCGCCGGAGTCGTACGTCATGCGCTCGACGGCGCGGCTCGAGAGCGGCCACCCGGACTACCGGTGGCTCAACCGGATGGTGTTCGTCGGCACGGGGGCGCGCGACGCGAACGCCGTGCAGATCGACCTGTACAGCGTGGGATGA
- a CDS encoding FAD-dependent oxidoreductase — protein MTGPTLQPDVLVVGAGPVGLTAALALRAYGLPVTVLEAGPEGRQRPGSRAIFTHSQTLQILDRISPGLGAELYRHGVYWNTQRTFHGGREVYAKTYPDPPADVYPHFTSLPQVQIEAYLYARALAAGVTFAWDQEVAQVDATDDGVVVTTAAGRRWEAPYVVGADGSRSVVRKQVGARMEGTRDEGWYVVVDVAEKDEPTLPRERHFHYAHPAVDGRNVLIVPFAGGYRVDLQLVDGDDPEELASPAGVREWLDAVLPPGYAERTTWVSTYQFLQLVAHDFADPHRRVLLVGEAAHLFAPFGARGLNSGVPDAEAAAIAVAAASRASGAAARAPVEAFALARRSAALFNRDAAGEALAHLRPDAATAERIAAAAERAPDDRSASEWLEKAPYGPRGVHRAETVYRY, from the coding sequence ATGACCGGCCCGACCCTCCAGCCCGACGTCCTCGTGGTCGGCGCCGGACCCGTCGGCCTGACGGCGGCGCTCGCCCTGCGCGCGTACGGCCTGCCCGTCACGGTGCTCGAGGCCGGGCCCGAGGGTCGGCAGCGCCCCGGCAGCCGTGCGATCTTCACGCACAGCCAGACGCTGCAGATCCTCGACCGGATCAGCCCCGGGCTGGGCGCCGAGCTGTACCGGCACGGCGTGTACTGGAACACGCAGCGCACGTTCCACGGCGGCCGGGAGGTCTACGCCAAGACGTACCCGGACCCGCCGGCGGACGTGTACCCGCACTTCACGAGCCTGCCGCAGGTGCAGATCGAGGCGTACCTGTACGCGCGTGCGCTCGCGGCCGGCGTGACGTTCGCGTGGGACCAGGAGGTCGCGCAGGTCGACGCCACCGACGACGGGGTCGTGGTCACCACCGCCGCGGGCCGGCGCTGGGAGGCGCCGTACGTCGTCGGGGCGGACGGGTCGCGGTCCGTGGTGCGCAAGCAGGTGGGTGCGCGCATGGAGGGCACGCGCGACGAGGGCTGGTACGTCGTCGTCGACGTCGCCGAGAAGGACGAGCCGACGCTGCCGCGCGAGCGGCACTTCCACTACGCCCACCCGGCCGTCGACGGCCGCAACGTGCTGATCGTGCCGTTCGCCGGCGGGTACCGCGTAGACCTGCAGCTCGTCGACGGCGACGACCCGGAGGAGCTCGCGTCGCCCGCGGGCGTGCGCGAGTGGCTCGACGCCGTGCTGCCGCCCGGGTACGCCGAGCGCACGACCTGGGTGTCCACCTACCAGTTCCTGCAGCTCGTCGCGCACGACTTCGCCGACCCGCACCGTCGCGTGCTGCTCGTCGGCGAGGCCGCGCACCTGTTCGCGCCCTTCGGCGCGCGCGGGCTCAACTCCGGGGTGCCGGACGCCGAGGCCGCGGCGATCGCCGTCGCGGCGGCGTCACGCGCGTCCGGCGCGGCAGCGCGCGCGCCCGTGGAGGCGTTCGCGCTGGCCCGCCGCTCGGCGGCGCTGTTCAACCGCGACGCCGCCGGTGAGGCCCTGGCGCACCTGCGTCCCGACGCGGCCACGGCGGAGCGCATCGCGGCGGCGGCCGAGCGTGCACCGGACGACCGCAGCGCGTCGGAGTGGCTCGAGAAGGCGCCGTACGGTCCGCGCGGCGTCCACCGCGCGGAGACGGTCTACCGGTACTGA
- a CDS encoding flavin-dependent oxidoreductase translates to MTEPQVIIAGGGIGGLAVALTLHELGVDFVVLEGARELAPLGVGINLQPNAVRELGDLGIGEDVLDGIGVAAREWALVGRNGQDIYSEPRGRLAGYRWPQYALHRGRLQMLLADTLRERAGDDAIRLDHRVTGYERHDDGTVTAVGQRADGTTWRQHGELLVGADGIHSAVRAQMHPDQPPIHWGGTIMWRGTTQAAPVRTGASFVGLGSARQRVVVYPISPADPATGLATVNWIAELRVDDTGSRQADRWFRQVDVEEFAHHFADWTYDWIDVPDLLRRAEVVYENPMIDRDPVPTWQDGPVLLIGDAAHAMYPTGSNGASQAIMDARLLGAAMLRHGVSADAFAALDADLCGPIGQLVLRNRGDGPFGLLDLVDERCGGEFDDIDDVVPELERNAFMAGYKAAAGFAIEQLNTAPPTIPAGARVTAAVDAV, encoded by the coding sequence GTGACGGAACCGCAGGTCATCATCGCGGGCGGGGGCATCGGCGGTCTCGCCGTCGCGCTGACGCTGCACGAGCTGGGCGTGGACTTCGTGGTGCTCGAGGGCGCGCGCGAGCTCGCACCGCTGGGCGTGGGCATCAACCTGCAGCCCAACGCGGTGCGCGAGCTCGGCGACCTCGGCATCGGCGAGGACGTGCTCGACGGCATCGGCGTCGCGGCACGCGAGTGGGCGCTCGTGGGCCGCAACGGTCAGGACATCTACAGCGAGCCGCGCGGGCGGCTCGCCGGGTACCGGTGGCCGCAGTACGCGCTGCACCGCGGCCGCCTGCAGATGCTGCTGGCGGACACGCTGCGCGAGCGCGCCGGCGACGACGCGATCCGCCTCGACCACCGCGTCACGGGGTACGAGCGGCACGACGACGGCACGGTGACCGCCGTGGGGCAGCGCGCCGACGGCACCACGTGGCGGCAGCACGGCGAGCTGCTCGTCGGTGCGGACGGCATCCACTCGGCGGTGCGCGCGCAGATGCACCCCGACCAGCCGCCGATCCACTGGGGCGGCACGATCATGTGGCGCGGCACCACGCAGGCCGCGCCGGTGCGCACGGGGGCGTCGTTCGTCGGTCTCGGATCGGCGCGCCAGCGCGTCGTCGTCTACCCCATCTCCCCCGCCGACCCCGCGACGGGCCTGGCGACGGTCAACTGGATCGCCGAGCTGCGCGTGGACGACACCGGCAGCCGCCAGGCGGACCGCTGGTTCCGCCAGGTCGACGTCGAGGAGTTCGCCCACCACTTCGCGGACTGGACCTACGACTGGATCGACGTGCCGGACCTGCTGCGCCGCGCCGAGGTCGTCTACGAGAACCCGATGATCGACCGCGACCCGGTGCCGACGTGGCAGGACGGGCCGGTGCTGCTCATCGGCGACGCGGCGCACGCGATGTACCCGACGGGCTCCAACGGCGCGAGCCAGGCGATCATGGACGCGCGCCTGCTGGGTGCCGCGATGCTGCGGCACGGCGTGAGCGCCGACGCGTTCGCCGCCCTCGACGCCGACCTGTGCGGGCCCATCGGTCAGCTCGTGCTGCGCAACCGCGGCGACGGGCCGTTCGGGCTGCTCGACCTGGTCGACGAGCGCTGCGGCGGCGAGTTCGACGACATCGACGACGTGGTGCCCGAGCTCGAGCGCAACGCGTTCATGGCCGGCTACAAGGCGGCCGCGGGCTTCGCGATCGAGCAGCTCAACACGGCACCCCCGACGATCCCCGCGGGTGCCCGCGTGACGGCGGCGGTCGACGCGGTCTGA